One part of the Bacteroidia bacterium genome encodes these proteins:
- a CDS encoding sigma-70 family RNA polymerase sigma factor: MLPSDQDIIDGIRQGGTARQRLASQIYKQFMGYVYKGQQRYKLNLEEALDAYADAITGVCRHIEAGKFRGESKLSTYLFKSFSNRCVDKLRRRASNANVEWEDLTPTMPDKAKTMIQELVVKEDTQRLLSLMDELGENCKKILVDSEYYGFNMEEIAERIGFKNAASVSSMKYRCLDKLKKLIGKRNS; encoded by the coding sequence ATGCTTCCATCGGATCAGGACATCATTGACGGTATCAGACAAGGGGGGACGGCCCGCCAAAGACTCGCATCCCAGATTTATAAACAATTTATGGGCTATGTCTATAAAGGTCAGCAACGCTACAAGTTGAACCTGGAAGAGGCGCTGGATGCCTATGCAGATGCTATAACGGGAGTTTGCCGTCATATTGAAGCCGGGAAATTTCGAGGAGAAAGCAAGCTCTCTACTTATCTTTTTAAATCTTTTTCCAACAGATGTGTTGATAAACTCAGAAGGCGCGCGTCTAATGCAAATGTAGAATGGGAAGACCTGACACCGACGATGCCGGACAAGGCTAAAACCATGATACAGGAGCTTGTCGTAAAAGAAGATACGCAAAGACTATTGTCCCTAATGGATGAATTGGGAGAAAACTGCAAAAAGATTCTCGTCGATTCTGAATATTACGGATTCAATATGGAAGAGATCGCAGAGCGTATTGGATTTAAAAATGCTGCCAGTGTATCCAGTATGAAATACAGATGCCTGGATAAATTGAAGAAACTGATCGGCAAGCGGAATAGCTAA
- a CDS encoding T9SS type A sorting domain-containing protein: protein MLISKSYLRVLFLFLFCSPVFLFAQMPRTIIIASDNGRGNEGEMFEDYELEPFDEALTNPPCQELIPTDRRRRFQLDFNDLIQYTPTDPVSSISQIEIKLEIQHRNIPRGFTYTEVFNRTDLNVVKGLNTEYIEIPLSFRVELRRRRRIRRRMQIQIEISTRPTGLSNLPSGTFEFKSAGVYNTRICRQGQHHACPGAGNHRSSISQDISDSFQAFPNPFQDYLELRITAPESKEPKIKLMDMQGRQLPMQTSLKFMGDGQWIGSFSTQDLPPGMYLIQLLSDDDPEVIKLLKK from the coding sequence ATGTTGATATCAAAAAGCTATCTCAGAGTTCTCTTTTTATTCCTCTTTTGTAGTCCCGTCTTTCTCTTTGCCCAAATGCCCCGTACCATTATTATTGCTTCTGATAATGGGCGAGGAAATGAAGGGGAAATGTTTGAAGATTATGAACTTGAGCCTTTTGATGAAGCTTTGACTAATCCTCCCTGTCAGGAATTGATTCCTACCGATAGGCGCAGGAGGTTTCAGCTTGATTTTAATGACCTTATCCAGTATACCCCAACCGATCCTGTATCTTCTATTTCTCAAATTGAGATAAAGCTAGAGATTCAGCACCGAAATATTCCCAGAGGTTTTACCTACACCGAAGTATTTAACCGAACGGATCTTAATGTAGTAAAAGGCTTGAATACCGAGTATATAGAAATCCCGCTCAGCTTTAGGGTAGAACTTCGCAGGAGAAGGAGAATTAGAAGAAGGATGCAAATTCAAATTGAAATCTCCACTCGCCCCACAGGCCTGAGTAATCTCCCATCTGGTACATTCGAATTTAAATCCGCAGGTGTCTACAACACCCGGATTTGCAGACAAGGCCAACATCATGCTTGTCCGGGAGCCGGTAATCATAGAAGCTCTATTTCTCAAGATATTTCAGATAGCTTTCAGGCTTTCCCCAATCCCTTTCAGGACTACCTCGAATTGCGGATAACTGCCCCGGAAAGTAAAGAACCAAAAATCAAACTTATGGATATGCAAGGCCGTCAGCTTCCTATGCAAACAAGCCTTAAGTTTATGGGAGACGGTCAATGGATTGGCTCATTCTCTACCCAAGATTTACCCCCGGGCATGTATCTCATACAATTGCTTTCTGACGATGATCCAGAAGTAATCAAGTTGCTGAAAAAATAA
- a CDS encoding T9SS type A sorting domain-containing protein: protein MTIIIVSDNGHGTGDEEVNFVYEAEPFDDLEVEVPCQPLSRNGNGRNLDLTVNDIIYYTPGSSISSLNYVRVKVSIDDPMLSVPYNAEHVYRLSDLVVNPNGYLEIPLQLVVEILPFYFIESTLDIYLEIATLDDGLTPAVDGSNFDFRSFGFYPARICLKSIKSGIGFREGIEEAQEMEFLAFPNPVKDYLSLQIPADGDQMPEITLFDLSGKAQSISPTSKYSGNNTWISSVPTAQLPSGIYLLHVRTSERTFSQRLVIE, encoded by the coding sequence ATGACCATTATTATTGTGTCTGACAATGGACATGGTACTGGTGATGAAGAAGTAAACTTTGTTTACGAGGCGGAACCCTTTGACGATTTGGAAGTTGAAGTTCCCTGCCAGCCACTAAGCCGAAATGGAAACGGTCGCAACCTGGACCTGACGGTGAATGATATCATATATTATACGCCAGGTTCATCGATTTCCTCTTTAAATTATGTAAGGGTAAAAGTCAGCATAGATGATCCTATGCTAAGTGTTCCTTATAATGCCGAGCATGTTTACCGACTTTCGGACCTGGTGGTGAACCCAAATGGATACCTCGAGATTCCCTTACAACTTGTGGTAGAAATTCTTCCTTTCTATTTCATAGAATCGACTCTCGATATCTATCTGGAGATCGCTACACTCGACGATGGCTTGACTCCTGCTGTTGATGGCTCCAATTTTGATTTTCGATCCTTTGGCTTTTATCCTGCAAGAATTTGCTTGAAAAGCATAAAATCGGGCATTGGATTTCGGGAAGGGATCGAAGAAGCACAAGAAATGGAGTTCCTTGCATTTCCAAATCCTGTAAAGGATTACCTGAGTCTTCAGATTCCTGCAGATGGGGATCAGATGCCCGAGATTACTCTCTTCGACCTATCCGGAAAAGCACAATCTATTTCCCCAACCAGTAAATACAGTGGAAATAATACCTGGATTTCATCTGTTCCTACAGCACAACTTCCCAGCGGCATTTATTTGCTCCATGTCAGAACTTCGGAAAGGACATTTAGCCAAAGACTTGTCATAGAATAA
- a CDS encoding T9SS type A sorting domain-containing protein yields MKTITHVTLCFFAVFLSFSINSLYAQTPQTIIIVTDNGHGTGNGAHTSPQQFDRNPKNPKDPNVGCQPVLYIKGMPNQVIFNEIITYRPSDPIEDLLAIRVEVSIDHPYVSGGLTHSATYQVADLNQIDAYTLEIPFNFSTGLPLGYPQANLMVINLELFVRDIFTNPMPHWDGFQREAWGSYTVELCTNTSPGAASQGGASHSRTGIDRSDSFDASPNPFTDYVELSIPGNQGIKPSVEVYNLNGEKLKLEYQSKFTGADKWLGSINTKALSPGFYLIRVSNGSEVFNKKIVKY; encoded by the coding sequence ATGAAAACAATAACACATGTTACCCTCTGCTTTTTTGCAGTCTTCTTGTCCTTTTCGATCAATTCTCTCTATGCCCAAACTCCTCAGACGATAATCATCGTTACAGATAATGGTCATGGAACCGGGAACGGGGCCCACACTTCTCCTCAGCAATTTGACAGAAATCCCAAAAACCCCAAAGATCCTAATGTTGGCTGCCAACCGGTGCTATACATTAAAGGAATGCCGAATCAGGTAATTTTTAATGAAATAATTACCTATAGACCGAGTGATCCCATTGAAGATCTGCTAGCTATTCGAGTAGAAGTTAGTATAGACCATCCCTATGTAAGCGGAGGCCTGACGCATTCAGCTACCTATCAAGTGGCTGATCTGAACCAAATAGATGCCTATACACTGGAAATCCCATTTAATTTTAGCACAGGACTCCCTTTGGGGTATCCTCAAGCAAATCTCATGGTGATAAATTTAGAGCTTTTCGTAAGGGATATTTTCACAAATCCTATGCCTCATTGGGACGGATTTCAAAGAGAAGCCTGGGGAAGTTATACGGTTGAACTATGTACTAATACTAGTCCAGGTGCAGCATCCCAGGGAGGAGCTAGCCATAGCAGAACGGGAATCGATCGATCGGATTCTTTTGACGCCTCTCCCAATCCTTTCACAGACTATGTGGAATTAAGCATTCCAGGAAATCAGGGAATCAAGCCTTCGGTAGAAGTCTACAATTTGAATGGAGAAAAATTGAAGCTGGAGTATCAAAGCAAATTCACAGGAGCAGATAAGTGGTTGGGTTCTATAAATACTAAAGCACTCAGTCCCGGATTTTATTTGATACGCGTGAGCAATGGAAGCGAAGTATTCAACAAGAAAATTGTGAAATACTAA